The Streptomyces cathayae DNA segment GCCTCGACACCGGCGGCCTTGGCACGCTCGGCGACCAGGGCCCCGACCTGCTTGGCCTGTGCGGACTTGTCGGCCTCGCCGCCGCGGATCGACGCGTCCAGAGTGGACGCCGACGCCACGGTGTGGCCCTTCAGGTCGTCGATCACCTGCGCCACCATGTGGCGGTTGGAGCGGGTCACGACCAGGCGAGGACGCTCGGCGGTGCCGGCGACCTTCTTGCGGATCCGAAGGTGACGACGCTTGATCGCGGCACGCTTGTAGGCGTCGCCCTTGAGGATCTTCTGCCCGTATGCCATGGCTTACTTACCCGCCTTTCCGACCTTGCGCCGGATGACTTCGCCCTCGTACTTGACGCCCTTGGCCTTGTACGGGTCGGGCTTGCGCAGCTTGCGGATGTTCGCCGCAACCTCGCCGACCTTCTGCTTGTCGATGCCCTCGACCGAGAAACGGGTCGCGGACTCCACCTTGAAGGTGATGCCCTCGGGGGCCTCGATCAGGATCGGGTGGCTGTAGCCGAGGGAGAACTCCAGGTTCGAACCCTTGGCGAGCACGCGGTAACCGACACCGCTGATCTCGAGCTTCTTCACGTAACCCTGGGTCACGCCGGTGATCATGTTCGCCACCAGCGTGCGGGACAGGCCGTGCAGGGCCTTGTTCTGACGCTCGTCGTTGGGGCGGGTGACGTTCAGCACGCCGTCCTCACCCTTGGCGACCTCGATCGGCGCCACCACGGTGTGGGTCAGCGTGCCCTTCGGGCCCTTGACCGCGACCGTGCGGCCGTCGATGGTGACGTCCACGCCGGCGGGAACCGCGATGGGGAGCTTGCCGATGCGCGACATAGCTGTTTCCTCCGTTCCCTTCCGCTACCAGACGTAGGCGAGGACTTCCCCACCCACGCCCTTCTTGCCGGCCTGCTTGTCGGTGAGGAGCCCGTGCGACGTGGAGATGATCGCCACGCCGAGGCCGCCCAGCACCTTCGGCAGGGAGGTGGACTTCGCGTACACCCGGAGACCGGGCTTGGAGATCCGCTTGATGCCCGCGATGGAGCGCTCACGGTTGGGGCCGAACTTCAGCTCCAGGACGAGGTTCTTGCCGACCTCGGCGTCCTCGACCTTCCAGCCCGTGATGAAGCCCTCCTGCTGGAGGATCTCCGCGATGTGAGACTTGATCTTGGACGCCGGCATCGTCACAGAGTCGTGGTACGCCGAGTTCGCGTTCCGCAGACGTGTCAGCATGTCTGCGATCGGATCAGTCATGGTCATGAATTGGCCTTCGGCCTCTCTCGCCGTGGTTTCCTGGTGCGCCATCCCTCTCCCCGATCCGAGACGGGACGGGTGCGGCGCGGTGGACCTACGGCGTAGTAAGCAAACATGAGCGGGTTGTCGCCCGCGTGCTTCGGGGCACGGCAGGTGCCCAACCCCACAAGCCTAAGCCATGTGGAGCGGGCCTCCCGCCGATTCCCTTTGCTTACCGAGAGCCCTGGGAGTCCGGAACTACCGGATTACCAGGAACTCTTGGTCACGCCCGGCAGCTCGCCACGGTGAGCCATCTCACGAAGGCACACGCGGCACAGGCCGAACTTGCGGTACACGGAGTGCGGACGACCGCAGCGCTGGCAGCGGGTGTAGCCGCGCACTCCGAACTTGGGCTTGCGAGCAGCCTTCGCGATGAGAGCCTTCTTCGCCATCTCGCTCACGCCTCCTTGAACGGGAAGCCGAGGTGACGGAGAAGGGCACGGCCCTCTGCGTCGTTGGTCGCCGTGGTGACCACGGTGATGTCCATACCCCGGACACGGTCGATCTTGTCCTGGTCGATCTCGTGGAACATGACCTGCTCGGTGAGACCGAAGGTGTAGTTGCCACGGCCGTCGAACTGCTTGGGGGACAGACCGCGGAAGTCGCGGATGCGCGGCAGCGCGAGCGACAGGGTGCGGTCCAGGAACTCCCACATGCGGTCGCCACGGAGCGTGACGTGGGCACCGATCGGCTGTCCCTCACGCAGCTTGAACTGCGCGATGGACTTGCGGGCCTTGGTGACGGCCGGCTTCTGACCGGTGATCGTGGTGAGGTCGCGCACGGCGCCCTCGATCAGCTTGGAGTCGCGGGCGGCGTCGCCCACACCCATGTTGACCACGATCTTGACGAGGCCGGGAACCTGCATGACGTTCTCGTAGGAGAACTCCTCACGCAGCTTGCCCGCGATCTCCTCGCGGTACTTCGTCTTCAGACGCGGAGTGGTGGTGGTAGCCATCAGATGTCCTCACCCGTCCGCTTGGCAACGCGGATCTTGTTGCCTTCGTCGTCGAAGCGGTAGCCGACGCGGGTCACGACCTTCTTGCCGTCCTTCTCCACGACGAGCGACACGTTGCTCACGTGGACGGGGGCCTCGGTGGTCACGATCCCGCCGGCCTGCGAACCACCGGCGGTCGGGGCGGCCTTGGTGTGCTTCTTGACCCGGTTGACACCCTCGACCAGGACGCGCTCCTCGCGCGGGTAAGCGGCAATGACCTTGCCCTGCTTGCCCTTGTCCTTGCCGGTGATGACCTGGACCAGGTCACCCTTCTTGATCTTCATGCTCACAGCACCTCCGGCGCGAGGGAGATGATCTTCATGAACTTCTTCTCGCGCAGCTCTCGGCCGACCGGGCCGAAGATACGGGTGCCACGAGGGTCGCCGTCGTTCTTCAGAATGACGGCGGCGTTCTCGTCGAAGCGGATGTACGAGCCGTCCGGACGGCGGCGCTCCTTGACGGTGCGAACGATGACCGCCTTGATGACGTCACCCTTCTTCACGTTGCCGCCGGGGATCGCGTCCTTGACGGTGGCGACGATGACGTCGCCGATGCCCGCGTAGCGGCGACCGGAGCCACCGAGCACACGGATGCAAAGGATTTCCTTCGCTCCCGTGTTGTCGGCGACGCGCAGTCGCGACTCCTGCTGGATCACGTCTATCTCCTGATTGTCTGCCGGTTCCCCGACGGGGCTGACGCACTTTCGGTCGAGCTCGGTCGAGCTCTGGTCAAGCGC contains these protein-coding regions:
- the rplR gene encoding 50S ribosomal protein L18 — protein: MAYGQKILKGDAYKRAAIKRRHLRIRKKVAGTAERPRLVVTRSNRHMVAQVIDDLKGHTVASASTLDASIRGGEADKSAQAKQVGALVAERAKAAGVEAVVFDRGGNQYAGRIAALADAAREAGLKF
- the rplX gene encoding 50S ribosomal protein L24; the encoded protein is MKIKKGDLVQVITGKDKGKQGKVIAAYPREERVLVEGVNRVKKHTKAAPTAGGSQAGGIVTTEAPVHVSNVSLVVEKDGKKVVTRVGYRFDDEGNKIRVAKRTGEDI
- the rplN gene encoding 50S ribosomal protein L14, which gives rise to MIQQESRLRVADNTGAKEILCIRVLGGSGRRYAGIGDVIVATVKDAIPGGNVKKGDVIKAVIVRTVKERRRPDGSYIRFDENAAVILKNDGDPRGTRIFGPVGRELREKKFMKIISLAPEVL
- the rplE gene encoding 50S ribosomal protein L5, with the translated sequence MATTTTPRLKTKYREEIAGKLREEFSYENVMQVPGLVKIVVNMGVGDAARDSKLIEGAVRDLTTITGQKPAVTKARKSIAQFKLREGQPIGAHVTLRGDRMWEFLDRTLSLALPRIRDFRGLSPKQFDGRGNYTFGLTEQVMFHEIDQDKIDRVRGMDITVVTTATNDAEGRALLRHLGFPFKEA
- the rplF gene encoding 50S ribosomal protein L6; this translates as MSRIGKLPIAVPAGVDVTIDGRTVAVKGPKGTLTHTVVAPIEVAKGEDGVLNVTRPNDERQNKALHGLSRTLVANMITGVTQGYVKKLEISGVGYRVLAKGSNLEFSLGYSHPILIEAPEGITFKVESATRFSVEGIDKQKVGEVAANIRKLRKPDPYKAKGVKYEGEVIRRKVGKAGK
- the rpsH gene encoding 30S ribosomal protein S8, producing the protein MTMTDPIADMLTRLRNANSAYHDSVTMPASKIKSHIAEILQQEGFITGWKVEDAEVGKNLVLELKFGPNRERSIAGIKRISKPGLRVYAKSTSLPKVLGGLGVAIISTSHGLLTDKQAGKKGVGGEVLAYVW
- a CDS encoding type Z 30S ribosomal protein S14, with protein sequence MAKKALIAKAARKPKFGVRGYTRCQRCGRPHSVYRKFGLCRVCLREMAHRGELPGVTKSSW